GCGGCGAAGAATACGGCACCGGCTCGTCGCGCGACTGGGCGGCCAAGGGCACCCAGCTGCTGGGCGTGAAGGCCGTGATCGTGCGCTCGTACGAGCGTATCCACCGCTCGAACCTGGTCGGCATGGGCGTGCTCCCGCTGCAGTTCATCGGTACCGACAGCGTCGAGACCCTGGGCATCACCGGCAAGGAAACCTACGACCTGAAGGGCCTGGAAGGCGAGATCAAGCCGCAGCAACTGGCTACCCTCGTGATCCACCGCGAAGACGGCAGCTCGCAAGAAGTCATGGTCCTGCTGCGCATCGATACCCCGATCGAAGTCGACTACTACAAGCATGGCGGCATCCTGCCGTTCGTGCTGCGCCAGCTGCTCGCGGCGTAACGGCGAGCGCCCGCTCACGCGGGCTGTTTGCATAATGAAAAGGCCGGTCCCTGCGCGGGGTCCGGCTTTTTTTACGTCTTCACGTTGATACAGGACACGTGTCCCGATTCTGTACTGGTGATCCCATCTGTTTCTTTGAGGAAATTGATGATTCCTGATATAAATGCTGTCTTCGATGTGTTGGTCGTTATTGAGCGCAGTATTCACCCAGGAGCAATTGCATATGTCTATTAATCAACTCGTGTATGTCAGCCAAGCCACGCGCAAGATGTCGCCCGACGACCTGCGCGCCATCCATGCCACGGCGCGCACGAACAACGAACGGATCGACGTCACCGGCAGCCTGTTCTACAACGGCGGGTGGTTCCTGCAGGTGCTCGAAGGGCCGGCTGCTACGCTGGCGAGCCTGTACAAGAAAATCGAACTCGATCCCCGCCACAAGAACTCGCGCGTCTTGTACAACGAGCCGGCGAGCTTCCGTACTTTTCCGCGCTGGAACATGAACATGACAAACCTGGACGATCGCCAGGCGGACAAGTACGAAGAATTGCTCGAAGTGATCGATGCTGCACGAACCAACCGCAAGATCGGCATGGCTTCTCCTGCGGTGACGCTGCTGAAAATCTTCAAGGGCTAGATCGCGCATGCCGTCCGGGTAAGGCCAACCATGCGACACCAACATTGTCTTGTCGATAAGATTGCGGTACCACTCATCGATCTTCAAGGACGATTACCATGTCAACTGTTACCACGGCCAGCCCGGCCTACCGCAGCCCCCCTGGAAGGCTGCATGCGATCCTGCTTGCCGGATCCGTCCCGCTGTTCCTGGGCGCCCTGCTCAGCGATATCGCCTACTACCAGTCGTAC
Above is a genomic segment from Massilia sp. H6 containing:
- a CDS encoding BLUF domain-containing protein, producing MSINQLVYVSQATRKMSPDDLRAIHATARTNNERIDVTGSLFYNGGWFLQVLEGPAATLASLYKKIELDPRHKNSRVLYNEPASFRTFPRWNMNMTNLDDRQADKYEELLEVIDAARTNRKIGMASPAVTLLKIFKG